One region of Aeromicrobium sp. Sec7.5 genomic DNA includes:
- the abc-f gene encoding ribosomal protection-like ABC-F family protein yields MITVNDATLRFGARVLMSNVSFRVDTGDKIGLVGRNGAGKTTLTRMLSGDGQPSEGTITHRGKIGYLPQDPKIGDLSTTARDRILGARGLDEALSVMRKAEIDMGSADPETSEKAMRAYGRAQDAFAAGGGYAAEAEAATISAALGLPDRVLEQPLSTLSGGQRRRIELARILFSDAETMLLDEPTNHLDADSVTWLRGFLKSYSGGLVIISHDVELIEETVNKVLYLDGNRATIDIYNMGWKHYVRQREADEVRRKREREITTKTAERLQMQGNKMRAKASKATAAQQMLRRAEDMMAGLEGVRQSEKVAKIDFPSPAACGKTPLMAEGLSKSYGSLEIFTDVNLAIDRGSRVVVLGFNGAGKTTLLRMLAGELVPDSGELQPGHGLKIGYFAQEHETLDPDRTVLQNMQSTAPDLTDTQARSVLGAFLFTGDDAEKPARVLSGGEKTRLALAGLIVSSANVLLLDEPTNNLDPASREEVLSAIRRYQGAIVLVSHDEGAVQALEPDRVLLLPDGDEDLWNDDYADLIALA; encoded by the coding sequence ATGATCACCGTCAATGACGCGACGCTGCGCTTCGGTGCGCGCGTCCTGATGTCCAACGTCTCCTTCCGGGTCGACACCGGCGACAAGATCGGCCTCGTGGGCCGCAACGGCGCCGGCAAGACCACGCTCACCCGCATGCTCTCCGGCGACGGACAGCCGTCCGAGGGCACCATCACCCACCGCGGCAAGATCGGCTACCTGCCGCAGGACCCGAAGATCGGCGACCTGTCCACGACCGCGCGCGACCGCATCCTCGGCGCCCGCGGGCTCGACGAAGCCCTATCGGTGATGCGCAAGGCCGAGATCGACATGGGTTCGGCCGATCCGGAGACCTCCGAGAAGGCCATGCGCGCCTACGGCCGGGCGCAGGACGCCTTCGCCGCCGGCGGTGGGTACGCCGCCGAGGCCGAGGCCGCCACGATCTCGGCCGCCCTGGGGCTGCCCGACCGTGTGCTCGAGCAGCCGCTCTCGACGCTGTCCGGCGGGCAGCGTCGCCGCATCGAGCTGGCACGCATCCTGTTCAGCGACGCCGAGACGATGCTGCTCGACGAGCCGACCAACCACCTCGACGCCGACTCGGTCACGTGGCTGCGAGGCTTTCTCAAGAGCTACTCCGGCGGTTTGGTGATCATCAGCCACGACGTCGAGCTCATCGAGGAGACCGTCAACAAGGTCCTCTACCTCGACGGCAACCGGGCCACGATCGACATCTACAACATGGGCTGGAAGCACTACGTGCGCCAGCGCGAGGCCGACGAGGTCCGCCGCAAGCGCGAGCGGGAGATCACGACGAAGACCGCCGAGCGCCTGCAGATGCAGGGCAACAAGATGCGGGCCAAGGCCAGCAAGGCCACGGCGGCCCAGCAGATGCTGCGACGCGCCGAGGACATGATGGCCGGCCTGGAGGGCGTGCGTCAGTCCGAGAAGGTCGCCAAGATCGACTTCCCCAGCCCGGCGGCGTGCGGCAAGACCCCGCTCATGGCCGAGGGACTGTCGAAGTCGTACGGCTCGCTCGAGATCTTCACCGACGTCAACCTCGCGATCGACCGGGGCAGCCGCGTCGTCGTGCTGGGCTTCAACGGCGCGGGCAAGACGACCCTGCTGCGCATGCTGGCGGGAGAGCTGGTCCCCGACTCCGGTGAGCTCCAGCCCGGCCACGGGCTCAAGATCGGCTACTTCGCCCAGGAGCACGAGACCCTCGATCCCGACCGCACGGTGCTGCAGAACATGCAGTCCACCGCCCCCGACCTCACCGACACCCAGGCGCGCAGCGTGCTGGGCGCCTTCCTGTTCACCGGCGACGACGCCGAGAAGCCGGCCCGGGTGCTGTCCGGCGGCGAGAAGACGCGTCTGGCGCTGGCGGGCCTGATCGTGTCGAGCGCCAACGTGCTGCTGCTCGACGAGCCGACCAACAACCTCGATCCCGCCTCGCGCGAGGAGGTGCTGTCGGCCATCCGGCGGTACCAGGGCGCCATCGTGTTGGTCTCGCACGACGAGGGTGCCGTCCAGGCGCTGGAGCCCGACCGGGTGCTGCTGCTGCCCGACGGCGACGAGGACCTCTGGAACGACGACTACGCCGACCTCATCGCGCTGGCGTGA
- a CDS encoding SURF1 family cytochrome oxidase biogenesis protein, translating into MRELHFLGSARWVGFAIFVVALSAVCIQLGLWQFHKLDDRQVRNELVREHLGAAPVPLEDAVPVGDDVESDQEWTVVTVSGTYDVESEVTVKFVNRDGRPGIDVVTPLVLEDGTAVLVDRGFIETLRTNERPDDLPAPPDGEVEVTGWLRVDSAAGGQATFVNDGQVRAISSRGMAEQVPYDLRSGFVNLQEQSPTSDGLEPEPRPDLGQGPHFFYGLQWWFFAALAIVGYGWFARAERQERRTAAARAARAAASTDDADREVTPAR; encoded by the coding sequence ATGCGTGAGCTGCACTTCCTCGGATCCGCCCGCTGGGTCGGCTTCGCGATCTTCGTGGTCGCCCTGTCCGCGGTCTGCATCCAGCTGGGCCTCTGGCAGTTCCACAAGCTCGACGACCGGCAGGTGCGCAACGAGCTGGTCCGCGAGCACCTGGGCGCCGCACCGGTCCCGCTCGAGGACGCGGTGCCCGTGGGCGACGACGTCGAGTCCGACCAGGAGTGGACGGTCGTCACGGTCAGCGGCACCTACGACGTCGAGAGCGAGGTCACGGTCAAGTTCGTCAACCGCGACGGCCGTCCCGGCATCGACGTCGTGACCCCGCTCGTGCTCGAGGACGGCACCGCGGTGCTGGTCGATCGTGGCTTCATCGAGACCCTGCGCACCAACGAGCGTCCCGACGACCTGCCAGCACCCCCGGACGGCGAGGTCGAGGTCACCGGCTGGCTGCGCGTCGACAGCGCGGCGGGCGGCCAGGCCACGTTCGTCAACGACGGCCAGGTGCGCGCGATCTCCAGCCGCGGCATGGCCGAGCAGGTGCCGTACGACCTGCGCAGCGGCTTCGTGAACCTGCAGGAGCAGTCCCCCACGAGCGACGGGCTCGAGCCCGAGCCGCGTCCCGACCTGGGCCAGGGCCCGCACTTCTTCTACGGGCTCCAGTGGTGGTTCTTCGCCGCCCTCGCGATCGTGGGCTACGGCTGGTTCGCGCGGGCCGAGCGGCAGGAGCGCCGCACCGCCGCGGCGCGGGCGGCCCGGGCAGCGGCCAGCACCGACGACGCCGACCGTGAGGTCACGCCAGCGCGATGA
- a CDS encoding acetone carboxylase, with product MGLDPARELTCSAKGCTAPAAVEVRWNNPKLHTPERRKVWLACGEHDGSLTSFLSARGFWRETVPVGAADA from the coding sequence GTGGGACTCGACCCCGCCCGTGAGCTGACCTGCTCGGCCAAGGGCTGCACCGCGCCCGCCGCCGTCGAGGTGCGCTGGAACAACCCCAAGCTGCACACGCCCGAGCGGCGCAAGGTCTGGCTCGCGTGCGGTGAGCACGACGGTTCCCTGACGTCGTTCCTGTCGGCGCGCGGCTTCTGGCGCGAGACCGTACCCGTCGGAGCAGCGGATGCGTGA
- a CDS encoding DUF3099 domain-containing protein gives MNKRTDEVPLITSAPESSTALFGAKERRYLFSMGLRTVCFIGACLVDGPFRWVLIVLAVFLPYVSVVLANAGVRVRPASGTSFVPMEHRSIAARPERDEI, from the coding sequence GTGAACAAGCGAACCGACGAGGTGCCCCTGATCACCTCGGCTCCGGAGAGCTCGACCGCGCTGTTCGGCGCCAAGGAGCGTCGGTACCTGTTCTCGATGGGCCTACGCACCGTCTGCTTCATCGGCGCGTGCCTGGTCGACGGACCGTTTCGCTGGGTGCTCATCGTCCTCGCCGTGTTCCTGCCGTACGTCTCGGTCGTCCTGGCGAATGCCGGGGTCCGCGTGAGGCCGGCCTCCGGCACGTCCTTCGTGCCCATGGAGCACCGCTCGATCGCCGCCCGACCCGAGCGCGACGAGATCTGA
- a CDS encoding dodecin — protein sequence MSNRTYRITEIVGTSPDGVSEAIENGIKRASQTLRHLDWFEVEGIRGQISDDVPSHYQVTMKIGFRLEDDE from the coding sequence ATGAGCAACCGCACCTACCGCATCACCGAGATCGTCGGCACGTCCCCGGACGGGGTGTCCGAGGCCATCGAGAACGGCATCAAGCGCGCGAGCCAGACCCTGCGCCACCTCGACTGGTTCGAGGTCGAGGGCATCCGTGGCCAGATCAGCGACGACGTGCCGTCGCACTACCAGGTCACGATGAAGATCGGCTTCCGCCTGGAGGACGACGAGTGA
- the serB gene encoding phosphoserine phosphatase SerB produces the protein MTSHGPVPHLPQHFTGPTVLVTLVGTDRAGVSTRLFGVLDAFPLEVIDVEQLVVRGQLILSVLVTEPATRDDTDGRDTEGLDDAVTALGPELGLAVSIERGTGDNRPRRVGRAQVVVLGAPLLPRAMAALTEQIRTDGGNIDRIVRMARYPVTAIRMEVSGADPDVLQATLARVAYEHGVDVAVQENGIRRHAQRLVVMDVDSTLIQGEVIEMLAAHAGCEAEVAEVTERAMRGELDFAQSLHARVAKLEGVPVSALDDVYASLAYTPGARTMIRTLKRLGYRFALVSGGFTPIIARIAEELDIDYYRANDLEIADGHLTGRVLGTVVDRAGKAEALREFADAAAIPIKNTVAIGDGANDLDMLAAAGLGIAFNAKPTVRDQARTSVNVPYLDTIIYLMGITREEVEEADASDLS, from the coding sequence ATGACCAGCCATGGGCCCGTCCCCCACCTCCCCCAGCACTTCACCGGTCCGACCGTCCTCGTGACGCTGGTCGGCACGGATCGCGCGGGTGTCTCCACCCGCTTGTTCGGCGTGCTCGATGCGTTCCCGCTCGAGGTCATCGACGTCGAGCAGCTCGTGGTCCGTGGTCAGCTGATCCTCAGCGTCCTGGTCACCGAGCCCGCCACGAGGGACGACACCGATGGGCGCGACACCGAAGGGCTCGACGACGCCGTCACCGCCCTCGGGCCGGAGCTGGGCCTGGCGGTCTCGATCGAGCGCGGCACGGGCGACAATCGGCCCCGACGCGTCGGTCGGGCGCAGGTCGTCGTGCTCGGTGCCCCCCTGCTCCCCCGCGCGATGGCGGCGCTGACCGAGCAGATCCGCACCGACGGCGGCAACATCGACCGCATCGTCCGGATGGCGCGGTACCCCGTCACGGCGATCCGCATGGAGGTCAGTGGGGCCGACCCCGATGTCCTGCAGGCCACGCTCGCCCGGGTCGCGTACGAGCACGGGGTCGACGTCGCGGTCCAGGAGAACGGCATCCGTCGGCACGCGCAGCGACTCGTCGTGATGGACGTCGACTCCACCCTGATCCAGGGTGAGGTCATCGAGATGCTCGCGGCCCACGCGGGTTGCGAGGCGGAGGTCGCCGAGGTGACCGAGCGCGCGATGCGCGGCGAGCTCGACTTCGCCCAGTCGCTGCACGCCCGCGTGGCGAAGCTCGAGGGGGTCCCCGTCTCCGCGCTCGACGACGTCTACGCGTCACTCGCCTACACGCCGGGCGCTCGCACCATGATCCGCACGCTCAAGCGGCTCGGGTACCGCTTCGCCCTGGTCTCGGGCGGCTTCACGCCGATCATCGCGCGCATCGCCGAGGAGCTCGACATCGACTACTACCGCGCCAACGACCTCGAGATCGCCGACGGCCACCTGACCGGACGGGTGCTGGGGACCGTGGTCGACCGGGCCGGCAAGGCCGAGGCCCTGCGCGAGTTCGCGGACGCCGCGGCGATCCCGATCAAGAACACCGTGGCGATCGGCGACGGCGCCAACGACCTCGACATGCTCGCTGCGGCGGGTCTCGGCATCGCCTTCAACGCCAAGCCCACGGTGCGCGACCAGGCGCGCACGTCGGTCAACGTCCCGTACCTCGACACCATCATCTACCTGATGGGCATCACCCGCGAAGAGGTCGAGGAGGCCGACGCCTCCGACCTCAGCTGA
- a CDS encoding ABC transporter ATP-binding protein, with the protein MTSAIQLTQVSVVRSDSLLLDRVDWTVREGERWIVLGPNGAGKTTLMQIASATTFPSQGRATVLGQELGTVNLFELRTRIGHTSLTVADRLPPTESVRDAVLSAAHGVTGRWREEYDEADTAQADQIIGELGIAHLAGRTFGTLSEGERKRVLIARALMTDPEMIVLDEPAAGLDLGAREDLVSSLQNLASDDDAPVLVLVTHHVEEIPPGFTHVLLLRDGAVVAQGPISSTLTAENLTRAFGTPLELAVSEGRYTARRVRYGRRAARPEE; encoded by the coding sequence ATGACGAGCGCCATCCAGCTGACCCAGGTCTCCGTGGTGCGCTCCGACTCCCTGCTGCTCGATCGGGTCGACTGGACGGTCCGCGAGGGTGAGCGCTGGATCGTGCTCGGGCCGAACGGCGCCGGCAAGACCACCCTCATGCAGATCGCGAGCGCCACGACGTTCCCGAGCCAGGGCCGCGCGACGGTGCTCGGCCAGGAGCTCGGCACCGTCAATCTCTTCGAGCTGCGCACCCGCATCGGCCACACGAGCCTCACGGTCGCCGATCGTCTGCCGCCGACCGAGTCCGTGCGCGACGCGGTGCTCTCGGCGGCCCACGGTGTCACCGGACGCTGGCGCGAGGAGTACGACGAGGCCGACACCGCCCAGGCCGACCAGATCATCGGTGAGCTCGGCATCGCCCACCTCGCCGGGCGCACCTTCGGCACCCTGTCCGAGGGGGAGCGTAAGCGCGTGCTGATCGCGCGTGCCCTGATGACCGATCCCGAGATGATCGTGCTCGACGAGCCGGCGGCCGGTCTCGACCTCGGGGCCCGCGAGGACCTGGTGTCGAGCCTGCAGAACCTGGCGTCCGACGACGACGCGCCCGTCCTCGTGCTCGTGACCCACCACGTGGAGGAGATCCCGCCGGGGTTCACCCACGTGCTGCTGCTCCGCGACGGTGCCGTGGTCGCGCAGGGGCCGATCTCGTCCACGTTGACGGCGGAGAACCTGACCCGTGCCTTCGGGACCCCGCTCGAGCTGGCGGTCTCCGAGGGTCGCTACACGGCCCGCCGCGTGCGCTACGGACGCCGAGCCGCCCGACCGGAGGAGTGA
- a CDS encoding NfeD family protein, which translates to MTDWINDNLWVVWIGVAVVLAVAELLSLELVLVMFAVAAVAAAALAPFVPPWVTMIVFGVVSILLLGVIRPRFRRKLHSGPTLTVGHHNLVGHVAVVDEPVSDLGGRVAIDGELWTARTRSGEQFDVGARLTVVSIEGATAVVAGKVAP; encoded by the coding sequence TTGACTGACTGGATCAACGACAACCTCTGGGTCGTCTGGATCGGCGTGGCCGTCGTGCTGGCCGTCGCCGAGCTGCTGAGCCTGGAGCTCGTGCTCGTGATGTTCGCCGTGGCGGCCGTCGCCGCTGCCGCGCTCGCACCCTTCGTCCCGCCGTGGGTCACGATGATCGTGTTCGGGGTCGTCTCGATCCTCCTGCTCGGCGTCATCCGCCCGCGCTTTCGCCGCAAGCTCCACTCCGGTCCGACCCTGACCGTGGGGCACCACAACCTGGTCGGCCATGTCGCGGTCGTCGACGAGCCCGTCAGCGACCTCGGGGGCCGTGTCGCGATCGACGGTGAGCTCTGGACGGCTCGCACGCGCTCCGGGGAACAGTTCGACGTCGGTGCGCGTCTGACCGTCGTGTCCATCGAGGGGGCCACCGCAGTCGTGGCCGGAAAGGTTGCACCGTGA
- a CDS encoding SPFH domain-containing protein, with the protein MIGSVALIVAFFFLALAIAIVAMSFKIVPQQRAGIVERLGKYRTTLDSGPHLIVPFVDRLQYVIDQREQVVSFPPQDVITEDNLTVSIDTVIYFTVNNPVSATYEIVNYIEAIHQLTMTTLRNIIGGMSLEHALTGRDQINRTLGAELDAATTRWGIKVNRVELKSIDPPATIIDAMEKQMRAERDRRAVILTAEGQRQSAILTAEGQKQSQILTAEGEKQAAILTAEGEKQSQILRAQGEGRAIETVFQAIHDGNPDQKLLSYQYLQTLPKIAGGENASTWIIPAELTAALGTLGGVIGTVPVDGGGSKKRIDLDAPIEDVASTVDTSEAVQAALEAARRAEQPGAGNGDDIVPPSILDQGDDDAPPPPPAQA; encoded by the coding sequence GTGATCGGATCGGTAGCCCTGATCGTCGCCTTCTTCTTCCTGGCGCTGGCGATCGCCATCGTCGCGATGTCGTTCAAGATCGTGCCCCAGCAGCGGGCCGGCATCGTGGAGCGGCTCGGCAAGTACCGCACGACCCTGGACTCCGGTCCTCACCTGATCGTGCCGTTCGTCGACCGCCTGCAGTACGTCATCGACCAGCGAGAGCAGGTCGTGTCGTTCCCGCCGCAGGACGTCATCACCGAGGACAACCTGACGGTCTCGATCGACACCGTCATCTACTTCACGGTCAACAACCCCGTCTCGGCGACGTACGAGATCGTCAACTACATCGAGGCGATCCACCAGCTCACGATGACGACGCTCCGCAACATCATCGGTGGCATGTCGCTCGAGCACGCACTGACCGGTCGCGACCAGATCAACCGCACGCTCGGCGCCGAGCTCGACGCTGCCACGACGCGCTGGGGCATCAAGGTCAACCGGGTCGAGCTCAAGAGCATCGACCCGCCCGCGACGATCATCGACGCGATGGAGAAGCAGATGCGCGCCGAGCGTGACCGTCGCGCCGTGATCCTGACCGCCGAGGGCCAGCGCCAGTCCGCGATCCTCACGGCCGAGGGCCAGAAGCAGTCGCAGATCCTGACCGCCGAGGGCGAGAAGCAGGCCGCGATCCTGACCGCCGAGGGCGAGAAGCAGTCGCAGATCCTGCGCGCGCAGGGCGAGGGGCGGGCGATCGAGACCGTGTTCCAGGCGATCCACGACGGCAACCCCGACCAGAAGCTGCTGTCGTACCAGTACCTGCAGACCCTGCCGAAGATCGCCGGCGGTGAGAACGCCTCGACCTGGATCATCCCGGCCGAGCTCACCGCAGCGCTCGGCACGCTCGGCGGCGTGATCGGCACGGTGCCGGTCGACGGTGGTGGCAGCAAGAAGCGCATCGATCTCGACGCACCGATCGAGGACGTCGCGTCCACGGTCGACACCTCCGAGGCCGTCCAGGCGGCGCTCGAGGCGGCTCGCCGGGCCGAGCAGCCCGGGGCCGGCAACGGCGACGACATCGTGCCCCCGTCGATCCTCGACCAGGGTGACGACGACGCGCCGCCGCCCCCGCCCGCGCAGGCGTGA
- the bluB gene encoding 5,6-dimethylbenzimidazole synthase encodes MTAGRPQPFDEAEREAVYRVIAERRDMRHFVGGAVDPAVLRRLLEAANMAPSVGLMVPWRFVRVVSPEVREAVADLVAVERDRTARALDERGSEFLRLKVEGIRDCAELIVVSITGERDQHVFGRRTMPHMDLASVACAIQNLWLAARAEDLGMGWVSLFEPTELASLLGLADGDEPVAVLCLGPVDRFYDRPMLVEQRWGEPRPLDELVSER; translated from the coding sequence GTGACGGCAGGTCGTCCCCAGCCGTTCGACGAGGCCGAGCGCGAAGCGGTCTACCGCGTCATCGCCGAGCGCCGCGACATGCGGCACTTCGTCGGTGGCGCGGTGGACCCCGCTGTGCTCCGTCGCCTCCTCGAGGCGGCCAACATGGCGCCCAGCGTCGGACTGATGGTGCCGTGGCGCTTCGTGCGCGTCGTCAGTCCGGAGGTGCGGGAGGCGGTCGCGGACCTCGTGGCCGTCGAGCGCGATCGCACCGCCCGGGCGCTGGACGAGCGGGGGTCGGAGTTCCTCCGCCTCAAGGTCGAGGGGATCCGCGACTGCGCCGAGCTCATCGTCGTGTCGATCACGGGCGAGCGCGATCAGCACGTGTTCGGGCGTCGCACGATGCCGCACATGGACCTCGCATCGGTCGCCTGTGCGATCCAGAACCTCTGGCTCGCCGCGCGGGCCGAGGACCTCGGGATGGGCTGGGTCTCGCTGTTCGAGCCCACCGAGCTGGCGTCGTTGCTCGGCCTCGCGGACGGCGACGAGCCCGTCGCGGTGCTCTGCCTCGGACCGGTCGACCGGTTCTACGACCGCCCTATGCTCGTCGAGCAGCGCTGGGGCGAGCCCCGGCCGCTCGACGAGCTGGTCAGCGAACGCTGA
- a CDS encoding YbhB/YbcL family Raf kinase inhibitor-like protein has product MSLDRPVTPDPYPLLPAAATFTVTSDDVTDGAPLKDDQVNAHGDTSPQLSWSGAPEGTRSFVVTCFDPDAPTPSGFWHWVAVDLPADTTSLSVGAGAGDDSLPGDAFHVRNDGGGLNFMGAAPPEGDQVHRYFFVVHAVGQDTLGVDASASPAVVSFNLAFKTLGRAIVHGTYQH; this is encoded by the coding sequence ATGAGCCTCGACCGACCCGTGACCCCGGATCCCTACCCCCTCCTGCCGGCCGCTGCGACGTTCACCGTCACGAGCGACGACGTCACCGACGGCGCGCCGTTGAAGGACGACCAGGTCAACGCCCACGGCGACACCTCGCCGCAGCTGAGCTGGTCGGGCGCCCCCGAGGGCACCAGGTCCTTCGTCGTCACGTGCTTCGACCCGGACGCTCCCACCCCGTCGGGCTTCTGGCACTGGGTGGCCGTCGACCTGCCGGCCGACACCACGAGCCTGTCCGTCGGCGCCGGCGCGGGCGACGACTCGCTGCCCGGCGACGCGTTCCACGTGCGCAACGACGGCGGCGGCCTGAACTTCATGGGTGCCGCGCCGCCGGAGGGCGATCAGGTGCACCGGTACTTCTTCGTCGTCCACGCGGTCGGCCAGGACACCCTCGGTGTCGACGCCTCCGCCAGCCCGGCCGTCGTGAGCTTCAACCTGGCGTTCAAGACGCTGGGTCGGGCGATCGTGCACGGCACGTACCAGCACTGA
- a CDS encoding TrmH family RNA methyltransferase, which translates to MAQIQHVTTDDERLRDFLSLRDTSLRKLLETERGIYVAEGEKVVRRALAAGHEPRSFLMAPRWVESLEDVLASTEAPCYVLDEDVIEQLTGFHVHRGALAALHRPALPEPAEVLEGARRIVVLEDLVDHTNVGAVFRTAAALGWDGVLLSPRCADPLYRRAIKVAMGAVFSLPYARLDDWHAAPDLLRDAGFTTVAMTLGEGAVPLDTVATERPIALVVGSEGHGLSARWEHESLVRATIPMNPDIDSLNVAASVAIAAWELRPTRLAP; encoded by the coding sequence GTGGCCCAGATCCAGCACGTGACGACGGACGACGAGAGGCTCCGCGACTTCCTGAGCCTGCGCGACACCAGCCTCCGCAAGCTGCTCGAGACCGAGCGGGGCATCTACGTCGCCGAGGGCGAGAAGGTCGTGCGCCGCGCCCTCGCCGCCGGGCACGAGCCACGGTCGTTCCTGATGGCGCCACGGTGGGTCGAGTCGCTCGAGGACGTGCTGGCCAGCACCGAGGCCCCCTGCTACGTCCTCGACGAGGACGTCATCGAGCAGCTCACGGGCTTCCACGTCCACCGCGGAGCGCTCGCCGCGCTCCATCGCCCCGCGCTCCCGGAGCCGGCCGAGGTCCTGGAGGGAGCACGACGGATCGTCGTGCTCGAGGACCTCGTCGACCACACCAACGTGGGTGCTGTGTTCCGCACGGCGGCGGCGCTCGGGTGGGACGGCGTGCTGCTCTCGCCGCGGTGCGCCGACCCGTTATACCGCCGGGCGATCAAGGTCGCGATGGGCGCCGTGTTCTCGCTGCCGTACGCGCGTCTGGACGACTGGCACGCCGCGCCGGACCTGCTGCGCGACGCGGGGTTCACGACCGTGGCCATGACCCTGGGCGAGGGCGCCGTGCCGCTCGACACGGTCGCGACGGAACGGCCGATCGCGCTCGTGGTCGGTTCGGAGGGCCACGGGCTCTCGGCGCGGTGGGAGCACGAGAGCCTCGTGCGCGCGACGATCCCCATGAACCCCGACATCGACTCGCTCAACGTGGCCGCCTCGGTCGCGATCGCGGCCTGGGAGCTGCGTCCCACTAGGCTCGCGCCATGA
- a CDS encoding 1-acyl-sn-glycerol-3-phosphate acyltransferase has product MMRQRVARTIARLMRYRMVGTVPERGVLVGAPHTSNWDFVTMLLVMWHGGAHPRVLVKQELFSGPVGWLVKRFGGVPLDRKNPAGVVQAFVDEAETNNEFRLVIAAEGTRSAGEYWKSGFLRIARDAQVPVTLAFFDPPTRTMGFGPSFIPSGDFTADMDIVRDFYADMPGIKPKNRTEPRLREEA; this is encoded by the coding sequence ATGATGCGGCAGCGCGTGGCCCGGACGATCGCCCGTCTGATGCGGTACCGGATGGTCGGCACGGTGCCCGAGCGCGGGGTGCTCGTCGGCGCTCCCCACACGTCCAACTGGGACTTCGTCACGATGCTCCTGGTCATGTGGCACGGCGGTGCCCACCCGCGGGTCCTGGTCAAGCAGGAGCTCTTCTCCGGCCCGGTCGGCTGGCTCGTCAAGCGCTTCGGCGGCGTCCCGCTGGACCGCAAGAACCCGGCCGGCGTCGTGCAGGCCTTCGTCGACGAGGCCGAGACCAACAACGAGTTCCGCCTCGTGATCGCCGCCGAGGGCACGCGGTCAGCGGGGGAGTACTGGAAGTCCGGGTTCCTGCGGATCGCCCGCGACGCCCAGGTGCCGGTGACGCTGGCCTTCTTCGATCCGCCGACGCGCACGATGGGCTTCGGACCCTCGTTCATCCCCAGTGGCGACTTCACGGCCGACATGGACATCGTGCGGGACTTCTACGCCGACATGCCGGGCATCAAGCCCAAGAACCGCACCGAGCCCCGGTTGCGCGAAGAGGCCTGA
- a CDS encoding GNAT family N-acetyltransferase has protein sequence MITRPIEAGDWEEMHVLYADPGVWEHQPSGVFTTVDQTKALVEFFVNGWRDDGLSNWAAFDGGGEFVGHGGARLLHDRLAWNIGYRVHRAHWHRGYGGALARQGVEAAQAADPDVPVTAKLLERNEASRRTAETAGLQLVWRGRDLGNADESAVRLIYADRELDKSTLRAHTHSFMR, from the coding sequence ATGATCACGCGCCCCATCGAGGCGGGCGACTGGGAGGAGATGCACGTCCTCTACGCCGACCCGGGCGTCTGGGAGCACCAGCCGAGCGGGGTGTTCACCACGGTGGACCAGACGAAGGCGCTCGTGGAGTTCTTCGTCAACGGCTGGCGCGACGACGGCCTCAGCAACTGGGCCGCGTTCGACGGCGGCGGAGAGTTCGTCGGCCACGGTGGGGCCCGTCTGCTGCACGACCGACTCGCGTGGAACATCGGGTACCGGGTCCACCGGGCCCACTGGCACCGCGGGTACGGCGGTGCGCTGGCCCGTCAGGGGGTGGAGGCCGCGCAGGCTGCCGATCCCGACGTCCCGGTCACCGCAAAGCTGCTGGAGCGCAACGAGGCGAGCCGTCGCACCGCCGAGACGGCCGGGCTGCAGCTCGTGTGGCGCGGTCGTGACCTCGGCAACGCCGACGAGTCGGCCGTGCGGCTGATCTATGCCGATCGCGAGCTCGACAAGTCCACCCTGCGGGCCCACACGCACAGCTTCATGCGCTGA